ACTTCTAACCGTTTTCGTCCCCCTACTCCCACAAAGAGATCCGTCTGACTAACGTAGGACAGTGACATGTACACCAACTAGTCGTGAAGACCACATATCAACCACTCAGTGTCAGATGCCAAAATATTTCTCTCTACGCTCACTCTAGAAGAAACTCATCTAACATACTGCCCTCTAACATGGATCACTAACATATGGGCACACAAGTTATAGCATCTATATGTCATCTACTCAAAATCAGAGAGCAGTAAGTTAGACAATCTTTTTGCCTCCCATCCTAATCCCCTCCATCTCGGATTGAAATCCTTTGCCTTCAAAGGCACTGTGCCTTTGTCACTTACAGGCGACATATCGGTGATAAAGGTACCTACCTTTGACGGTAGAGGAGCCTGATCCCTCCATCTCCACCAGACGTTAGAGCTCGGTCACCGTGCCCGGAATTTACCACCACccgttagagcaagtttaatagtatagctaactactagctccaaatcgaGTCattgtaatagccaattcatacaatagttgcttactatattattaatacctggtcccacctatcatacacacgttacgtcttagagtccatgctgtagctggctacagatctgtatcccgctgctcttctctctttttttttatttctttaaaatatatttatagctggcttatagcctgctactGTACCTGTTATTATGGCGGgtagaagtggaagtggaagtggaagcggAAGAGACCCACCCCCGACCTTAAAAGGCACCGGGGGCAGTGTCCGCAGTCTGGAAAAACAGCTTCTTCTCCCCTCTAACCCAAAAAGGCTGAACCTCCACcttcaccgcctccgcctctttgacctcctcctccgccattgcCGACCACCCCAAGCTCTCTCCCCCCTACAGGAGCCAAGAGAAGGGGCACCGTGCCGTTtcttggacggcggcggcgatggacggcGGCAGGGTCGGGGGCGACTACATTTCCAGCCTCCTCAGCTCCTCCCCCCGGCTCGACTTCGGCGTGCCGGTGCTGGACGCCGTCGTGGcgccgggaggcggcggcggcggcggggactgCGGCCTCGACAAGCTCTGCGGCGACCCGGGGTTCGCGGAGCGCGCCGCGCGGCTGTCCAGCTtcaacaacggcggcggcggtgttgggCAGCGgtacggcggcgcgggggcggggcTCTTCGGGATGCCTCCTCCGGCTCCCGGCGACTTCGCCGGAGGTGGCTCCAGGGAGGCGTCCTCCGTGTCCGACCCCGCCTCCTCGGCGATGAaggacgccgccgccaatgccaagaagaggaagtacacggcggcggcggccgccgccgccaagggcAAAGGCAAGGAGCCTCCGGTGAGCGAGCTCCACGTCTCTGTGAATTCTGCTTGTGGTGTCACTAGCTTTACTTACCTCTTGCTCATGTCACTGACACTGAATGGATTCGCGAATTCTCCGGGTTCAGGTTGGGGAAGAGAAGGAATCAGATGGCAAGAGGTGCAAGACGGGCAATGGCGAGAAGGAGAGCTCGGTGAAGCCGAAGGCGGAGCAGGCCGGGAGCGACAGCTccgtcgaggacggcggcggtggcgggcagaAGCAAGGGAAGGGGAAGAATGCCAAGCCGGTGGAGCCACCCAAGGACTATGTCCATGTCCGGGCGAGGCGAGGCCAAGCCACTGACAGCCACAGCCTCGCTGAGAGGGTACAATTCTGTTCATGATGCTGTCGAATTCGCTCGATTTTCGACCCGGTTCGATCAAATTCTTCCGCGGTTTGTGCTGAATTGTGTGTTTGTTACATTTGGTTAGGTCAGAAGAGAGAGGATCAGCCAGAGGATGAAGGTTCTCCAGGACCTGGTTCCAGGATGCAACAAGGTATATCGACTAACTAGTGATTTCAGGATGAGAATCTGTAGAAGAAAAAGAGCAAGTGTTTGCCAGCAAAGTTTGTAGAAGTTTTGTAGTTTTGACGCGCCTAAATGTTGTCTTGAATTGCAGGTAATTGGCAAGGCACTCATGCTTGATGAGATCATAAACTACGTGCAATCGCTTCAACGGCAAGTTGAGGTAATAGTCATAAACATGCGTGCTGAAACTGTTACATGCCATGGAATGCGGAACTCGAAATTCTGACCAATTTTGCTGTATTTACTTTTTTCGCTTCAGTTCCTGTCCATGAAGCTAGCAACTGTGAATCCACTTGATTTCAGTAACCTGCCTACTCTGCTGCAGAAAGATGTGAGCTTGAATCATCTCCTGCTTGTCATACCTTCGTGATGCGCTCAATGACTTGTTAATTACTCACATTTTCCATGATACAATTCAGATGTTCCAAGCATGCGGCCCTTCAGCGAGCTCGGTTTTCTCATTAGAAAGCTCCAATTCTGCTTTTCCGTTTGCCGAACAAGGAGATGTTTTCCAACAGTTTGCTCAAAACAGCATGGAAAGCCAGTGCACCCTGAATCAGTTGGACCTGGCTCTATCTCAGGCTACAAATGCTGCACAGTATGCTTTTCAGGATGGAACAGCCGGCGCAAACTTGCAGGTGATTATTCGCGCCTAAACTACTTATCATCCAAGTAACTTAACCAAGAATCATTAGAAATAGCATCCTAACAATATAGCTGGTGTACTTCTCTCAGCAAAGGAACTTCTGGGAGGATGATCTCCAAAGTGTTTTCCATATTGAGAATGGACAGAGCCAGGAGAATGGGGTTTCAGCACCAAACTTCCATGGTTGGTAAAACTAACTGATAATTCTCTGCTCAATTTTGCATACCTTGGCTAATAACATTTCACTGACGACTCGCGAATCATTGAATCGCCACAGGTCAGCTGCAAGCAGGCCACATGAAAATGGAGTTCTAACCTGCTTAGGCCACACTGATCAAGGAAAAGAATGACAATCTGTACATAGGGAAGAGACCCAAGTGCAAAACTCCCATTGGCAAAGCTAGTGAAGCTCTCTGAACTCTTGAAGCTAACAGTCATCATTAGGCTCTTAAGAGAGGATATTTATTAATCATAGTCTGCCTGTAGGGCGATGTGATTCTTTTGGTACCTACTATTTgagatgattatattttgatataacCGTAACAAATTAAAATAGTTAATTTGTGTATAAAGATATGGTGCAGATATTACAAAgcaccctcttcttcttctttctgaTTATGTATGAGCTGGATGGATGGAACCATGTATTACCACTGTTGCATTTTGTCTATGATGATAGTTATCCTCACCTTATCACTGATGGTCCTGCATTTCATTGCCTGTCCCCATCATTTTTCCATTCGAACTTAGCTACAGTTTGACATTATTTTTCTAGATCTGATATTATATTCCGTTGCTTAACTGAACTACAGATGTAGATCAGCGTGGGGCCCATACAGTCAGTCACATTGCTTTAGGTCGAATTTGCTCATTAAGAGATTAGTTATGCATGCAAAAAATATGTAGATTAACCACAAGAAAGGCAATTAGGGTTCCATctcaataacaaaaaaaaaattagtattaGATTTTTTCCGTACAAAATGATTTCGACTGTCTAGTGTCTACGTAGTCAAATGACTTTCTCGGCGGTAGGTTATGCGTCGCTATTCGGCGATACCTGGCTGGATCTCATTATGCAATGGCATTATTTACGATTAGCTGCCAATGCATGCAGGAGGAACGGGATTTTAGACAGGTTTTTGTGGTCAGGGAGCTCATTTCAAAGGTAATGCTAAAAATAAAT
The Oryza glaberrima chromosome 8, OglaRS2, whole genome shotgun sequence DNA segment above includes these coding regions:
- the LOC127781128 gene encoding transcription factor BHLH094-like, which gives rise to MDGGRVGGDYISSLLSSSPRLDFGVPVLDAVVAPGGGGGGGDCGLDKLCGDPGFAERAARLSSFNNGGGGVGQRYGGAGAGLFGMPPPAPGDFAGGGSREASSVSDPASSAMKDAAANAKKRKYTAAAAAAAKGKGKEPPVGEEKESDGKRCKTGNGEKESSVKPKAEQAGSDSSVEDGGGGGQKQGKGKNAKPVEPPKDYVHVRARRGQATDSHSLAERVRRERISQRMKVLQDLVPGCNKVIGKALMLDEIINYVQSLQRQVEFLSMKLATVNPLDFSNLPTLLQKDMFQACGPSASSVFSLESSNSAFPFAEQGDVFQQFAQNSMESQCTLNQLDLALSQATNAAQYAFQDGTAGANLQQRNFWEDDLQSVFHIENGQSQENGVSAPNFHGQLQAGHMKMEF